CACCCTGAATTTTTAGCAATAAAGCGCCTAAAGCCCAACCGACGAAGATTAAACCAAAAGCCAAAAAAGCTGCGTTAAAAATTTCGCCACCCATTATTATGTTTCTCCTTTGTGAAGGTTTGTAATAATTCTAAAGCCTAACCTTGAGATTGCATATCTTTTGGGCTATCTGTTGCCATTAGACTTGCTGGCTCAAATCTAATTTTTGTCATTCTGGTAATTCAGAGGTGGAAGTTTTACTTTTACCAATTACCCCAGATAGACTGAAGTTGCTCAA
This window of the Nostoc sp. HK-01 genome carries:
- the petM gene encoding cytochrome b6/f complex subunit PetM, producing MGGEIFNAAFLAFGLIFVGWALGALLLKIQGAEE